Proteins encoded within one genomic window of Candidatus Scalindua japonica:
- a CDS encoding excisionase family DNA-binding protein has protein sequence MKFEIDNSQLINDIVEKVVKRITPLLTQNHKNNDNELMTVSELANYLKVKISWVYEKVHVREIPFHKAGRFPRFRKKHVDLWLLNPYHPDLSAYNLNHGKEVRNNERIV, from the coding sequence ATGAAATTTGAAATTGATAATTCACAATTAATAAATGATATTGTTGAGAAGGTTGTTAAACGAATAACTCCCCTACTCACGCAGAATCATAAAAATAACGATAATGAATTAATGACCGTTAGTGAATTAGCAAATTATCTCAAAGTAAAAATATCATGGGTTTATGAGAAAGTACATGTCCGGGAGATTCCATTTCATAAAGCAGGTAGGTTTCCACGATTCCGAAAAAAGCATGTTGATTTATGGTTACTTAATCCATATCATCCTGATTTGAGCGCGTATAATCTTAATCACGGAAAGGAGGTGAGAAATAATGAAAGGATTGTATAA